In the genome of Acidobacteriota bacterium, the window CAATGCGGCGATTCGTCGTGCGGTGTCGGCGAAGTGCTGAACTTCCTCGGAACGAAGACTCCTGCCCAGAATCTCGTTCTCCCGGTAGGACAACCACTTCTTGAGCACTTGGTAGCCGCCAAGCCGGTAGTCCCAGACGGCGGAGGGTAGGTTGCGCCAGTACGCCTCCCCATTCAGGTAGACATCGCAGGTGGTCTCACCAAGGACGGCAAGGTGTTCTGCCAACGCTGCGCGCTCCTCAGGTCGATAGGGACGCTCGACGATGTGGCCTCTGCCGGGCATCACGGCATCGCCCGCTCCGAAGTGGCCCCAGCCCGCGGTCACGGCGAAGTCCTCGCCCGCCATGTAGCGT includes:
- a CDS encoding DNA methyltransferase; this translates as RYMAGEDFAVTAGWGHFGAGDAVMPGRGHIVERPYRPEERAALAEHLAVLGETTCDVYLNGEAYWRNLPSAVWDYRLGGYQVLKKWLSYRENEILGRSLRSEEVQHFADTARRIAALLLVSSSSLP